Proteins encoded by one window of Vibrio panuliri:
- a CDS encoding glycosyltransferase family 4 protein, translating to MIFSNISAISATKGIDIYIEAALGSELNSSFHIVGKARDVEYAFEVAMRQKVEDSGHQNIQFFGYQNNVIEYLESIDVVVLTSVVEDALPTVLIEAISQGKIIIASDVGGVREIVPAGCGNIIIPKGDVQELKKAIHTVTNYDASIVETTSKMNRAHFAEKFIFENQIHALEKVYKGVL from the coding sequence ATGATTTTTTCTAATATATCAGCTATTTCAGCAACTAAAGGAATTGATATTTATATTGAAGCAGCTTTAGGATCTGAATTAAATTCTTCTTTTCACATTGTTGGTAAAGCTAGGGATGTTGAGTACGCTTTCGAAGTGGCAATGAGGCAAAAAGTTGAAGATAGTGGCCATCAAAATATTCAGTTTTTTGGCTATCAGAACAATGTTATTGAATACCTTGAAAGTATCGATGTGGTGGTTTTGACATCTGTTGTCGAAGATGCATTGCCTACAGTTTTAATAGAGGCTATATCTCAAGGTAAGATCATCATTGCTAGTGACGTGGGTGGCGTAAGGGAAATTGTGCCCGCAGGGTGTGGTAATATCATTATCCCTAAGGGAGATGTCCAAGAGTTGAAAAAGGCAATTCATACCGTTACCAACTATGATGCTTCGATTGTTGAAACGACATCTAAGATGAACCGAGCGCATTTTGCTGAAAAATTCATTTTTGAGAACCAGATTCACGCGTTAGAGAAAGTATATAAAGGGGTTTTATAA
- a CDS encoding D-glucuronyl C5-epimerase family protein: MGVFSHGKVVTVLQYFTPMFQDYWHTIYPVTRRVDIANDRFSYFYDISSKAMSFSGRFNDQGIYLFPGYDGKDHIHSLEVAQYTLACWLSWRKTDDVYWLNKAMLHSDWLRENQLDDGRWVISHVNPQYSDLGESWCSGLAQGLAISALIRAYEHTSDISYMNAALKAADFLERDFELGGLKRSIAINDVEGFVYEEYPRDKLSGVLNGHISSVLAIFELSHYEERFKISAEENIENLVKILPLYDINYWSLYSLDGVISSGFYHRLVINQLDALSYYDKRFESYKIKFSSYANNLLFATKALINKIGSKI; the protein is encoded by the coding sequence ATGGGAGTTTTTTCGCATGGTAAAGTCGTAACAGTTTTACAGTATTTCACTCCCATGTTTCAGGATTACTGGCACACTATTTATCCTGTAACCAGACGTGTGGATATAGCGAATGACCGCTTTAGCTATTTCTATGATATATCAAGTAAAGCAATGTCATTTTCCGGGCGTTTTAATGATCAAGGTATCTATCTTTTTCCTGGTTATGATGGCAAAGACCATATTCATTCACTGGAAGTTGCCCAGTATACGCTAGCGTGTTGGTTATCATGGAGAAAAACCGACGATGTATATTGGTTGAACAAAGCGATGTTGCATAGTGATTGGTTGAGAGAAAATCAGCTGGATGATGGACGCTGGGTTATCTCCCATGTGAACCCTCAATATAGTGATTTGGGGGAGTCATGGTGCTCTGGTTTGGCGCAAGGTTTGGCTATTTCTGCATTAATCAGAGCTTATGAGCATACTTCAGATATCAGTTATATGAATGCAGCACTAAAAGCCGCAGATTTTCTTGAGCGTGACTTCGAACTCGGCGGCCTTAAGCGAAGTATAGCGATTAATGATGTCGAAGGCTTTGTGTATGAAGAGTACCCAAGAGATAAGCTCAGTGGTGTATTAAATGGACATATTTCTAGTGTCTTAGCCATTTTCGAACTTTCACACTATGAAGAGCGATTCAAAATTAGTGCTGAAGAAAATATTGAAAATCTAGTAAAGATCCTTCCATTATATGACATCAACTACTGGTCATTATATTCTTTAGATGGAGTTATATCGAGCGGATTCTATCATCGACTAGTTATCAATCAGTTAGATGCTTTGTCTTATTATGATAAGAGATTTGAAAGTTACAAAATTAAATTTTCTTCATACGCTAATAACCTACTGTTCGCAACTAAAGCCTTGATAAACAAAATTGGTTCAAAGATATGA
- a CDS encoding glycosyltransferase family 9 protein, with the protein MNVLIVHTFGLGDTIMFTPALQELIAFEPNVKIDFLIKQKHSVGPIRRCKNVNEIYTFEGGLYQKIRLLNKLSKNNYDYIVHTSGNSVSKISLLLLLIKAKNKVGEFSGFKIPWYRYQTPSDFKQHRVISNFKLVSCLTGKDVLTKKTTYYSDQVVNKMVSNSNAVIGLHPGCNKANDDKRWPIDNYLALLSKFDKKVKWLVFLGPDELSLKEDFESVDLNIEIVIGDMDYVFSRMGELSMMVTNDSGLGHLASCYDIPCVTIFTKKSLAQPHKIKPYCSHSIVVDFKSYVSIDSAQEVELVEKSIRDLV; encoded by the coding sequence ATGAATGTATTGATTGTACATACTTTTGGTCTAGGCGATACAATTATGTTTACCCCTGCGCTGCAGGAATTGATTGCTTTTGAACCTAATGTGAAAATAGATTTTTTAATCAAGCAAAAGCATTCAGTTGGACCTATAAGAAGGTGTAAGAATGTCAACGAAATATATACGTTTGAAGGCGGTTTATATCAAAAGATAAGATTGTTGAATAAGCTGTCTAAGAATAATTATGATTACATTGTTCATACCAGTGGTAACTCGGTTAGTAAAATATCACTTCTTCTTTTATTGATCAAAGCTAAAAACAAAGTTGGTGAGTTTAGTGGATTTAAAATACCTTGGTATAGATATCAAACTCCAAGTGATTTTAAGCAACATAGGGTTATTTCAAACTTTAAGTTGGTATCCTGCCTAACAGGAAAAGATGTTCTAACTAAAAAAACAACTTATTATAGCGATCAAGTTGTAAATAAAATGGTGAGTAACAGTAATGCTGTTATTGGGTTGCATCCTGGTTGCAACAAAGCAAATGATGACAAGCGCTGGCCAATTGATAATTATTTGGCATTGCTAAGTAAATTCGATAAAAAAGTTAAGTGGTTGGTTTTTTTAGGACCCGATGAATTAAGCTTAAAAGAAGATTTTGAGTCAGTTGATTTAAACATAGAGATCGTCATTGGAGACATGGACTACGTGTTTTCACGAATGGGTGAACTTTCTATGATGGTAACAAATGACAGTGGTTTAGGGCATTTGGCATCATGTTATGACATACCGTGTGTTACTATATTTACTAAGAAATCTTTGGCACAACCACATAAGATCAAGCCTTATTGCTCTCATTCAATAGTCGTAGATTTTAAGTCATATGTGTCGATTGATTCTGCCCAAGAGGTTGAGTTGGTAGAAAAGAGCATTAGAGACTTGGTGTAA
- a CDS encoding NAD-dependent epimerase/dehydratase family protein — translation MNVLLTGASGFIGRQVALDLDCVCVVRKKNSGNSCRTIEVESINGDTDWGDTLGNIDSVIHLAGVAHNPTIPASYIDEVNINGTLQLANAASLSGVKRFVFVSSIGVNGSCNEAGCSFSPYSSANPSSPYALSKYIAEQKLKNFCDMTGMELVIVRPTLVYGVGAPGNFGRLVRLISKFRILPFGLVSNSRDFISVQNLSSLLIECVRHPKAAGHIFLATDGITVSTKQFTNAIARGLKVKLIQLPIPVSLMTSILSLFGKHKFVEQLFMDLKADSSNAEQVLGWKAPLSIEQSMQDLFTQKCR, via the coding sequence ATGAATGTACTTTTGACAGGCGCTTCTGGTTTTATAGGTAGACAAGTTGCACTTGATTTAGATTGTGTTTGTGTTGTTCGGAAAAAAAATAGTGGTAACTCGTGTCGAACTATTGAAGTTGAGAGTATTAACGGAGATACGGACTGGGGTGATACGCTAGGTAATATTGATTCCGTTATACACTTGGCTGGTGTCGCACACAACCCAACAATCCCTGCCTCCTATATTGATGAAGTGAATATCAACGGTACATTACAATTAGCTAATGCAGCCTCTTTATCTGGCGTAAAAAGGTTTGTGTTTGTTAGCTCTATCGGCGTTAACGGTTCTTGTAACGAAGCGGGTTGTTCTTTTTCTCCATATTCTTCGGCAAATCCATCAAGCCCTTATGCCCTTTCTAAGTATATTGCAGAGCAAAAGTTGAAAAACTTCTGTGATATGACTGGTATGGAGCTAGTGATTGTGCGACCAACATTGGTTTATGGCGTTGGGGCTCCTGGGAATTTTGGACGATTAGTTAGGCTAATTTCTAAGTTTAGAATTTTGCCCTTTGGTTTGGTCTCGAATAGCAGAGACTTTATTTCCGTTCAGAATCTGTCTAGCTTACTGATTGAATGTGTAAGGCATCCAAAAGCTGCTGGACATATATTTCTCGCTACCGATGGTATTACAGTGTCTACAAAGCAGTTTACAAATGCGATTGCGAGAGGCCTAAAGGTTAAGCTCATTCAACTTCCCATTCCTGTTTCATTGATGACCTCTATTCTAAGTTTATTCGGTAAGCATAAGTTCGTTGAGCAGTTATTTATGGACTTGAAAGCTGATTCTTCAAATGCGGAACAAGTGTTAGGTTGGAAGGCACCGTTAAGTATCGAGCAATCTATGCAGGACTTATTTACTCAAAAGTGCCGTTAG
- the pssA gene encoding CDP-diacylglycerol--serine O-phosphatidyltransferase codes for MIANRYSLKHLPTIAQDPAQFEVLYAAQDFRTRLIEAIRSASKRIYLVALYLEDDEAGREILSELYQAKQRNPGLDINVCVDWHRAQRGLIGAEATKTNAGMYKAFSEQYEHQVPVYGVPVRGREVFGVLHLKGFIIDDTVIYSGASLNNIYLNYQDRYRFDRYHVMHNADLANAMAEFVLHEMINHPAVNNLACPAKPETKEIKSSIRQLRASLAKAKYKFEHQVVSNQQVAVTPIVGVGKKRNKLNQSINNLLAMAQDEIFICTPYFNFPRSVAKQIKRAIKRGVRVTIVVGDKTANDFFISPDQEFKTIGGLPYLYERNLRQFAKANEAHIASRQLSIHLWKHEANSFHLKGIWVDKRYMLITGNNLNPRAWKLDLENAILVQDDYSHLTEKFEREVENILQHTQLICTYKQLEKLEDYPEVVQKLIRKITRVSADRVLKQIL; via the coding sequence ATGATCGCTAACAGGTATTCTTTAAAGCATCTTCCTACCATTGCACAAGATCCCGCTCAATTCGAAGTACTCTATGCCGCTCAGGATTTTCGTACTCGCTTGATTGAGGCGATACGCTCTGCGAGTAAACGCATCTATCTTGTCGCACTTTATCTAGAAGATGATGAAGCTGGCCGTGAAATTTTGAGTGAGCTTTACCAAGCGAAACAGAGAAACCCAGGGCTAGATATTAACGTATGTGTTGACTGGCACCGCGCTCAACGTGGTTTGATTGGAGCAGAGGCAACCAAAACCAATGCTGGCATGTACAAAGCCTTCTCTGAGCAATATGAGCACCAAGTACCGGTATATGGCGTACCAGTTCGTGGTCGAGAGGTATTTGGCGTACTGCACCTAAAAGGTTTTATCATCGATGATACGGTGATTTACAGCGGCGCAAGCTTAAACAACATCTATCTAAACTATCAAGATCGTTACCGCTTTGACCGCTATCACGTCATGCACAACGCCGATCTCGCAAATGCGATGGCTGAGTTTGTTCTGCATGAAATGATTAATCACCCAGCGGTAAACAACCTCGCTTGTCCGGCTAAACCAGAAACCAAAGAGATCAAGTCTAGCATTCGCCAATTGCGCGCATCACTTGCAAAAGCCAAATATAAGTTCGAACACCAAGTAGTGTCTAACCAACAAGTCGCTGTTACCCCGATTGTTGGCGTAGGTAAAAAACGCAATAAGCTTAACCAAAGCATTAATAACCTGCTGGCAATGGCACAAGATGAAATTTTCATCTGCACACCATATTTCAACTTCCCACGCAGTGTGGCTAAGCAAATTAAAAGAGCAATTAAGCGTGGAGTACGCGTGACCATTGTGGTTGGTGATAAGACGGCTAATGACTTCTTTATCTCTCCAGACCAAGAATTTAAGACAATTGGTGGCTTACCATACCTCTATGAAAGAAATCTGCGCCAGTTTGCTAAAGCAAACGAAGCGCATATCGCTAGCCGTCAGCTTTCGATTCACCTGTGGAAGCACGAAGCGAACAGCTTTCATTTAAAAGGTATTTGGGTTGATAAACGCTATATGCTGATCACCGGTAACAACCTTAACCCGCGAGCTTGGAAACTGGACCTAGAAAACGCGATATTGGTGCAAGATGACTACTCACACCTAACCGAGAAGTTTGAGCGTGAAGTAGAAAATATTTTGCAGCACACGCAATTAATATGCACTTACAAGCAACTAGAAAAACTTGAAGACTACCCAGAAGTCGTGCAAAAGCTCATCCGCAAGATCACGCGTGTTAGCGCAGATCGAGTTTTGAAGCAGATTTTGTAA
- a CDS encoding GNAT family N-acetyltransferase, translated as MRQLRIETLDPIKLPLISRLYKAHYPAGKAKSNELTIVGYLEQQLTTVVRFRPIEQYQLLTGMLVAPEWRQLGLGHQLLDHCQNTVCNELTYCFAYPHLESFYQHHGFMTIAPDELPNSLKQLYARYTGSGKSLIPMHYQHK; from the coding sequence ATGCGCCAACTAAGAATAGAGACGCTTGATCCCATAAAACTACCGCTCATTTCGCGTTTATACAAAGCGCACTACCCTGCAGGCAAAGCCAAAAGCAATGAACTAACTATTGTCGGATACCTTGAACAGCAGCTTACCACTGTGGTGCGCTTTCGACCGATTGAGCAATACCAGTTACTCACTGGAATGTTGGTAGCTCCTGAATGGCGTCAACTTGGATTGGGACATCAACTACTCGATCATTGCCAAAACACCGTTTGCAACGAACTAACGTACTGTTTTGCTTACCCTCACTTAGAGAGTTTTTATCAACATCACGGGTTTATGACTATCGCACCTGATGAGCTCCCGAATAGCCTGAAGCAGCTTTATGCGCGCTATACTGGTAGTGGAAAGTCTCTTATCCCAATGCATTATCAACACAAATAA
- the murB gene encoding UDP-N-acetylmuramate dehydrogenase, with protein sequence MQIETNTSLRNYHTFSIEQSCDVLVEVTSVEDLQQVYQNPQWQALPKLMLGKGSNMLFTEPFKGVVMVNKLQGIEVTHSEHHWHLHVAGGEDWPSFVKWSVEQGYVGLENLALIPGCVGSAPIQNIGAYGLEIKDICEYVDVLNLDSFTVSRMSAEECQFGYRDSIFKHQLYGKVVIVAVGFKLSKVWQPRIEYGPLQSFDATTVTASQIFERVCQVRMEKLPDPQVTGNAGSFFKNPVISLQHYQALLTQFPTLVAYPTDGGMKVAAGWLIDQCGLKGFVQGGAQVHPNQALVLVNHQHATAQDVVLLADHVRRTVWQKYAIELEHEVRFMGAEHETNLIKLRGALS encoded by the coding sequence ATGCAAATAGAAACCAATACTAGCCTGCGCAACTATCATACTTTTTCGATTGAGCAATCTTGTGATGTGCTTGTTGAAGTAACCTCTGTCGAGGACTTGCAGCAAGTCTATCAAAATCCGCAGTGGCAAGCGTTGCCTAAGCTTATGCTTGGCAAAGGCAGCAATATGCTTTTTACCGAACCTTTTAAAGGGGTGGTGATGGTTAACAAGTTGCAAGGGATTGAAGTTACACACTCTGAGCATCATTGGCACTTACATGTTGCAGGGGGAGAGGATTGGCCAAGTTTCGTTAAGTGGTCGGTTGAGCAAGGCTACGTAGGTTTGGAAAACCTAGCGTTAATCCCTGGCTGTGTCGGATCGGCGCCAATTCAAAATATTGGTGCTTACGGGCTTGAGATCAAAGACATCTGTGAATACGTCGATGTACTGAATCTTGACTCTTTCACTGTATCGCGAATGAGTGCGGAGGAGTGCCAGTTCGGTTACCGCGATTCGATATTTAAACATCAGTTGTATGGCAAAGTAGTCATCGTTGCCGTGGGTTTTAAACTATCGAAAGTGTGGCAACCTCGTATCGAATATGGACCACTACAATCTTTTGACGCTACGACGGTTACAGCATCGCAAATCTTTGAACGCGTTTGCCAAGTCCGTATGGAAAAACTACCAGATCCGCAAGTCACGGGCAACGCAGGTAGCTTTTTCAAAAACCCAGTGATCAGCCTACAACATTATCAAGCGTTGCTGACGCAGTTCCCCACTCTCGTTGCTTACCCAACAGATGGTGGCATGAAAGTAGCCGCAGGATGGCTAATTGATCAGTGCGGTCTTAAAGGCTTTGTTCAAGGTGGGGCGCAAGTGCATCCTAATCAAGCATTGGTCTTGGTCAATCACCAACACGCAACAGCCCAAGATGTTGTGTTACTCGCCGATCATGTTCGTCGCACGGTGTGGCAAAAATACGCTATCGAGCTTGAGCACGAGGTGCGATTTATGGGAGCAGAGCACGAAACCAATTTGATCAAGCTAAGAGGTGCATTGTCATGA
- the birA gene encoding bifunctional biotin--[acetyl-CoA-carboxylase] ligase/biotin operon repressor BirA yields MKEHAIKLSILSVLADGSFHSGEGLGEQLGISRAAVSKHIKGIQAWGVDVFSVQGKGYKLAAPMQLLDQNELTQRINVPLELIPVIGSTNQHLLERISHLQSGSVCLAEYQSQGRGRRGREWVSPFGCNLYLSMYWRLEAGMAGAMGLSLVVGVAIVEAMEKLGISGIKLKWPNDLYFQDKKLAGILVEMSGQAGSAAHLVIGMGMNLRMANDTQGITQPWTSLAEVAQEDIDRNQLAAELINALEAALTEYEMTGMQGFVERWNRLDNFLNREIRLIMGNREVEGISRGINEQGAVLIETPAGLETYIGGEISLRKLE; encoded by the coding sequence ATGAAAGAGCATGCGATCAAATTGTCGATTTTAAGTGTGTTGGCTGATGGTAGCTTCCATTCTGGAGAAGGTTTAGGTGAGCAACTAGGCATCTCTCGAGCGGCAGTCAGTAAACACATCAAAGGCATTCAGGCTTGGGGCGTGGATGTGTTTAGCGTGCAAGGGAAAGGATATAAGCTTGCTGCGCCAATGCAACTGCTTGACCAAAATGAGCTAACCCAGCGGATTAACGTACCGCTCGAGCTTATTCCAGTGATTGGTTCTACAAACCAGCATCTACTGGAGCGTATTAGTCACTTGCAATCGGGCAGTGTCTGTTTAGCTGAATATCAAAGCCAAGGGCGAGGTCGACGCGGTAGAGAGTGGGTCTCACCATTTGGATGCAACCTATACCTTTCCATGTACTGGCGTTTAGAAGCTGGCATGGCGGGTGCGATGGGCTTAAGTTTAGTGGTTGGTGTGGCGATTGTTGAAGCAATGGAAAAGCTCGGGATTTCCGGTATCAAACTTAAATGGCCTAATGACCTTTACTTCCAAGATAAAAAATTGGCGGGCATTTTGGTTGAGATGTCGGGGCAAGCAGGTTCTGCCGCGCATCTGGTCATTGGTATGGGGATGAATCTTCGTATGGCTAATGACACGCAAGGGATCACTCAACCTTGGACAAGCTTAGCGGAGGTTGCGCAAGAGGACATCGACCGCAATCAACTGGCGGCAGAGCTGATTAACGCTTTAGAGGCCGCTCTCACCGAGTATGAAATGACCGGTATGCAAGGTTTCGTTGAACGTTGGAATCGGCTTGATAACTTTCTAAACAGAGAAATCCGTTTAATTATGGGAAATCGAGAGGTGGAGGGCATTTCTCGAGGAATCAATGAGCAAGGTGCGGTACTTATTGAAACACCTGCAGGTCTAGAGACTTATATAGGCGGAGAGATCTCTTTAAGGAAGCTAGAATAA
- a CDS encoding mannose-1-phosphate guanylyltransferase/mannose-6-phosphate isomerase — translation MIYPIVMAGGVGSRLWPLSRELYPKQFLNMTNELSMLQTTFERLSGIPHISPLVICNEAHRFVAAEQIRQGSFKHSGIILEPVGRNTAPAIALAAMQALDSCDGNDPTLLVLAADHIIQNVPAFIESIELALPYASSGQLVTFGIVPDAPETGYGYIKRGISHSVAVGGFKVDRFVEKPDLKTAEEYVKTGEYYWNSGMFMFKASRYLDELKQHNPEIYNSCKKAFSGALSDFDFIRVEPEAFFACPSDSIDYAVMEKTSDATVIPMDAGWSDVGSWSALWDISEKDDKGNVTKGDVITIGSSGNYIHSESKLVAAVGIDDLVVVEAKDAVLIANRSKVQLVKSIVERLKNEDRNEYKIHREAYRPWGKYDSLDVGIRDSVKRITVYPGKKLSKQMHHHRAEHWIVVSGTAKVTIGDNTFIISEDQSTFIPLGTLHALENPGKIPLEIIEVQTGEYLGEDDIVRFETNEVFGRK, via the coding sequence ATGATTTATCCAATAGTAATGGCAGGGGGAGTCGGGAGTCGATTATGGCCGTTGTCCCGAGAGTTATACCCAAAGCAGTTTTTGAACATGACTAACGAGTTATCAATGCTTCAGACTACTTTTGAGAGACTTTCCGGCATACCTCACATCTCCCCGTTAGTTATATGCAACGAAGCTCATCGCTTTGTTGCAGCTGAACAGATTCGCCAGGGTTCTTTCAAGCACTCAGGAATTATTCTAGAGCCTGTTGGACGAAATACTGCACCAGCGATTGCTTTAGCTGCTATGCAAGCTCTAGATAGTTGTGATGGAAATGACCCGACTCTGCTGGTTCTTGCCGCGGATCATATAATTCAAAATGTTCCCGCTTTTATTGAATCGATTGAGTTAGCCTTGCCTTACGCAAGTTCTGGGCAGTTGGTTACGTTTGGAATTGTTCCTGACGCTCCCGAAACGGGTTACGGCTACATTAAACGAGGTATAAGCCATAGTGTTGCAGTTGGTGGGTTTAAGGTCGATCGTTTTGTGGAAAAGCCCGACTTAAAGACGGCGGAAGAGTACGTAAAAACAGGTGAGTACTACTGGAACAGTGGGATGTTTATGTTTAAGGCATCTAGATATCTAGATGAACTCAAGCAACACAATCCAGAGATATACAATAGTTGCAAAAAGGCTTTTTCTGGTGCGTTGTCCGACTTTGATTTCATTCGAGTAGAACCGGAAGCATTTTTCGCTTGCCCTAGTGATTCTATAGATTATGCCGTTATGGAGAAAACATCAGATGCTACGGTAATACCAATGGATGCCGGTTGGAGTGATGTTGGTTCTTGGTCTGCTCTTTGGGACATATCGGAAAAGGATGACAAGGGGAATGTTACTAAAGGGGATGTCATTACAATTGGTTCATCAGGTAACTATATACATTCTGAGAGTAAATTGGTTGCAGCGGTAGGAATCGACGATCTTGTTGTCGTTGAAGCGAAAGATGCGGTTTTGATTGCTAATCGTTCAAAAGTGCAATTGGTAAAATCGATCGTTGAGCGACTTAAAAATGAAGATCGCAATGAATATAAAATACACCGAGAAGCATATCGACCTTGGGGGAAATATGATTCGTTAGATGTTGGGATTCGTGACAGTGTTAAGCGGATTACAGTTTATCCAGGAAAAAAACTCTCAAAGCAAATGCATCATCATAGAGCTGAGCATTGGATAGTTGTTTCGGGGACTGCCAAGGTAACGATTGGAGATAATACGTTCATCATATCTGAGGATCAATCCACTTTCATTCCATTAGGAACTCTGCATGCGTTGGAAAATCCTGGAAAGATTCCGTTGGAGATTATAGAGGTCCAAACTGGCGAGTATTTGGGAGAGGATGACATTGTCCGTTTTGAAACAAATGAAGTTTTCGGGAGAAAGTAG
- a CDS encoding phosphomannomutase, with product MTLSVLKQMKFSGESSMDCFQVIQNSGVKFGTSGARGLVEQFTPDTCAAFTHAFISTIREQFSFSQVAVAIDNRPSSLQMAKACCAALKQLSIDVVFYGVIPTPALAFSAMADDIPSIMVTGSHIPFDRNGLKFYRPDGEITKCDEQAIMNNHTKFSPLDVLPDLNVEPTASRRYIRRYTSLFEKDFLTGLRIGIYEHSSSGRDLYSKVFSSLGAEVIQFGRTDTFVPIDTEAVDDSDKKKAKGWSSEYKLDFIFSTDGDGDRPLVADENGDWLRGDVLGALCSKALEVEAVALPISCNTMIDEYLSGAKIKKTKIGSPFVLSSISELKAEGYLVAGFEANGGYLLGCDTAVNGRELKALPTRDALLPALMLLFISREQGIGNLVDSLPKRFTDSDRIQNFSLEKSNNIIRLGRDEPNKLLEQLGYGKLRVLKKDLTDGLRLELSDNSILHLRPSGNAPELRCYAEASSMEKAESIVKNTLMKVCSI from the coding sequence ATGACATTGTCCGTTTTGAAACAAATGAAGTTTTCGGGAGAAAGTAGCATGGATTGTTTTCAAGTGATTCAGAATTCAGGAGTGAAATTTGGAACTAGTGGTGCAAGAGGATTAGTTGAGCAGTTCACTCCAGATACGTGTGCCGCTTTCACGCATGCTTTCATTTCTACAATACGAGAGCAATTTAGCTTTAGCCAAGTTGCCGTTGCAATAGATAATCGTCCAAGTAGTTTACAAATGGCGAAGGCGTGTTGCGCAGCATTGAAACAACTTAGTATTGACGTTGTGTTTTATGGAGTAATACCAACCCCAGCTCTTGCGTTTAGTGCTATGGCGGACGATATACCAAGCATTATGGTTACTGGGAGCCACATTCCATTTGACCGAAATGGGCTTAAATTCTATCGGCCTGATGGTGAAATCACCAAGTGTGATGAACAGGCAATAATGAATAATCATACTAAGTTTTCTCCTTTAGATGTTTTGCCAGATTTAAATGTTGAACCTACTGCATCTCGGCGCTATATCAGACGTTACACATCCCTGTTCGAAAAAGATTTTTTAACTGGACTACGTATCGGTATATATGAACACTCTAGCTCAGGGCGAGATCTATACAGTAAAGTTTTTAGCTCATTAGGTGCCGAGGTTATCCAATTTGGTCGTACAGATACTTTTGTTCCTATCGATACTGAGGCTGTAGATGACAGCGATAAGAAAAAAGCAAAGGGCTGGTCCAGTGAGTACAAGTTGGATTTTATATTTTCAACAGATGGTGATGGTGATAGACCTTTAGTTGCTGATGAGAATGGTGATTGGCTTAGAGGTGATGTTCTCGGTGCTCTTTGCAGCAAAGCTTTGGAAGTCGAAGCGGTCGCATTGCCAATTAGCTGCAACACTATGATTGATGAGTACTTGTCAGGCGCGAAGATCAAGAAAACTAAGATTGGTTCTCCATTTGTTCTTTCTTCTATTAGTGAGTTGAAAGCTGAAGGGTATCTCGTTGCGGGTTTTGAAGCTAATGGGGGGTACCTACTGGGGTGTGATACCGCGGTGAATGGTCGAGAGTTAAAAGCTCTCCCAACGCGAGATGCTTTACTTCCGGCTTTGATGCTGTTGTTCATTTCTAGAGAGCAAGGTATAGGAAATTTGGTTGACTCTCTACCGAAAAGGTTTACTGACAGTGATCGTATTCAAAACTTTTCACTAGAAAAAAGCAATAATATCATTCGTCTGGGTCGAGATGAACCTAATAAGTTGTTAGAGCAACTAGGTTACGGTAAGTTGCGAGTTCTAAAAAAAGATTTAACGGATGGACTGAGGCTAGAGTTGTCTGACAACTCGATATTACATTTGCGACCATCTGGTAATGCTCCGGAGCTACGTTGTTATGCTGAAGCTTCATCAATGGAAAAGGCTGAGTCGATAGTAAAAAATACGTTGATGAAGGTTTGCTCCATCTAG
- a CDS encoding DUF3135 domain-containing protein, which translates to MPQTAQQLPPFDELVKLAQEDEAAFEQLKRDKCQEMIQGASDEMQPRLWAQQSHIDRLVGHCKNPHHVNVMLSRELRKQVVKFQHSLQGRHGEATDEKQDNSTVVSFDDRFSDWR; encoded by the coding sequence ATGCCGCAAACAGCCCAACAGCTTCCACCGTTTGATGAGCTCGTAAAGCTTGCGCAAGAAGATGAAGCCGCGTTTGAACAGCTAAAACGAGACAAATGCCAAGAGATGATCCAAGGGGCATCAGATGAGATGCAACCAAGACTTTGGGCACAGCAAAGCCACATTGATAGGTTGGTGGGGCATTGTAAGAACCCTCACCATGTTAACGTCATGCTGTCGAGAGAGTTACGCAAGCAAGTCGTAAAATTTCAGCACTCGCTGCAAGGTCGTCACGGTGAGGCAACGGATGAAAAGCAAGACAATTCAACAGTGGTGTCGTTTGATGACAGATTTTCAGATTGGCGATAA